Below is a genomic region from Bradyrhizobium sp. 1(2017).
CGCATGGTCTTGATTCCTGCTTCACGTCCCGCGCGCACCATGGAGATGTACGCGGATTGGCCAGTAACTGTGCTGGCCCCGGGGGCCGTCGTCGATGCGCATCGGTTCAACGTTATCTTCGCCGCCGCGATCCACGCGACCGCGGCATCGAAGATAACGTCGACACGATGCGCATTTGAGCACGCGCCTTCTCAGCGCGAGCCCCGGGATTCGGGTCCCCCGTTCCGGCCATTGCCGGGATGTTCGGTTGGGCCGCGCGGCGGGCAACAAAAAACCCTCCGGAGCGGCAGGCTCGGGAGGGTCCGTGAGAAGCGGACTGTCGATCTTGCGGTCAGGCAAGATCGTTCCCATGAGCCGGGCGTGCAATATCGACTGGTCTCAGGCCATTCGATATGCAGACTAGGATTTCGTAGCGGTATGACATCGCTCGGTTCATGTGTTGGTCGGGAACGGAAGTGCTCGCGAGGCCGCGGGGACATACGCTCGCAACTTGCGGGTGTCAAGCGAGGCGCGCATGAAACTGCAGAGTGACGGATGTGCGACGTGCCAAACTATCTCGGCCTCGACGGCTTTCGCTTCGGCTGGGTTGCGGCCTGGATCGACGGGCGTGGCGATCACGGCTTCGATTATTCGCCGGGCCTGACGCGGCTGCTCGCGATCGCGCATGCGCGTGCGATGATCGACATGCCGATCGGCCTCGACCGAAGCGGCTATCGCGCTTGCGACCTGCGTGCGCGTGAGCTGATCGGCGCCTCCGTGTTCCTTGGTGCGCGCCGCGACCTCTGGACCTTTCCCGACATGGCCGCGGCCAACCGCTTCTATTGGACGCACGAAGGCAAGGGCAGGGGCGTATCGGCGCAGCTCTGGAACATCAGGGACAAGCTCAAGGAGGTCGACGAGATCATGACACCGGCGCGGCAGGCGACCATAGGTGAAGCGCATCCGGAATTGATCTTCTGGAATCTGGCCGGACGCGTTCGGCTCGAACCGAAGACGTCGCCGCGCGGCCGCGAGCAGCGCATTGCCCTGCTGAAAGCTCGAGGCTTCACCAGAATCGAAAGATGGCTGACGCTGCGCCACGGCACCGGCATCGGCCGCGACGATCTCATCGATGCCTGCGCCTGCGCGGTCGCGGCGCGCGACAGCACGCACTCCGTCGGTGACGGCAAGACCGATCCGCGCGGCCTGCGGATGGAGATCAATTATTGAAGCCCGGTCATCTCTCGCGCGTGCTTCCGTTTCCTGCATAGCTGCGACGATGATGATCTTGCTTGGCGCGGACTCCGTCCTCGTCCAGACTTGCGGCTCGTGCCTCGTAATCCTCGGCCATTGCCTGCAACCGCTGCGCAGCGTCGCGATGCGCAAGCTCGCCGGCGACGCGGCGGCACCGCTCAGCATGGTCCAGGAGGGCGCGCTTCTCGATGCTCATCATCCAGCGACAACGCATGGAAGGCGCAATGGTCCCTTCGCACAGGAGCGGAATAGTGCGATGTCTTCGTTTAGGAGGTCGGGAAAAAATAGCAATATTTTCGGGCAGGCCAGGAACATGGCCTTCGAGCCGACGTTGACGCAAGAGGCTGCTGAGGGACTCATTGCCATGTACGACGCCTGCCAATTGGCAACCGCGATGCTCGCGATTGCCTTTACGGCCCTGCTGTTGGTCACAGGTCAACAGTTCATCGAGTATCGACTGCAACATCAAGTGAGGATCCCGATCGTCGCGATGGCGACGCTGCCACCCTAAGCACGCCCCGGGACGAAGAGTGACTTGCGCCGCGCGGCGTCTTGCCTAGATTGGGCACGCCTCAGTCGATGCACCAAAGGTCCCGATGCCCGATCTGTCCACCTTTCCCGTCACCAAACGTTGGCCGGCGAAACATCCCGAACTGCTTCAGCTCTATTCCTTGCCCACCCCGAACGGCGTCAAGGTCTCGATCATGCTGGAGGAGATCGGACTGCCTTACGAGGTCCATCTCGTCGATTTCGGCAAGGACGACCAGAAGACGGCCGAGTTCCTCTCGCTCAATCCGAACGGCAAGATCCCGGCGATCCTCGATCCCAACGGCCCCGGCGGCAAGCCGCTGCCGTTGTTCGAGTCCGGGGCGATCCTGCAATACCTCGCCGAGAAGTCCGGCAAGCTTCTGCCGCAGGACGCCGCGCGCCGCTATCAGACCATCCAGTGGGTGCATTTCCAGATGGGGGGCATCGGGCCGATGTTCGGCCAGGTCGGCTTCTTCCACAAATTCGCCGGCAAGGATTTCGAGGACAAGCGGCCGCTCGAACGTTACGTGAGCGAGTCCAAGCGCCTGCTCGGCGTGATGGAGACGCATCTTGCCGGCCGGCAATGGTTCATGGATGACGACTACACCATCGCCGACATCTCGATGCTCGGCTGGGTGCGCAATCTCATCGGATTCTACGGCGCCGGCGATCTCGTCCAGTTCAGCCAATTCAAGTCGGTTGGCGCCTGGCTTGAGCGCGGGCTGGCGCGTCCGGCGGTGCAGCGCGGGCTGAACATTCCGAAGCGGCCGTAAATCTAGCTTAGCGCCTTGTCATGTAGAGCGCCATCATCGCGACGAAGCCGACCATCATCCGGCGCAGCAGCGATTTGCCGACGCCATTGGCCATGCGTGCGCCGAAATCGGTGCCCACCCATAGACCGGCGAGGATGCCGATGATGGCGGGCCAGCCGACCACGAGGCCTTTGGTCCAGTAGATCCAGGCCGGAGGAACGGTGGTCGGTATGACCGAGAAGATGAGGCTGACCAGTTGCGCCTGGTGCTGCGGTACGCGCAGGCCCGCGGCGAGGCCGACCGTGATCGCGAGGCCGCCGCCGATGCCCATGAAGCCCGAGGAGAAGCCGGCGAGCGTGCCGACGAGAAGGAGGGGGAGCCAGGGCAGTTCGCGTTGGGCCGTGGTCTCGTCATCTGCGTCGCCGCGCTCACGCCGCAGGACCAACGCCGCGATCAGTGCGACGAGATAGACCACATAAGCCCATTGCAGGAACGAGTCGGAGACGGCGGCCGCGGCGTAGCCGCCGCTGATGCCGCCGACCAGGAAACCGACGCCAATCCAGATGATCCACGGCAGCGGACTGCGCTTGCCGCTCTGCCAGTAGCGGCGCACGCCCGCAAGGCCCGTCGGAGGCACCTGCGCGATCAGCGACGTGCCCTGCGCGACGTGCTGTTCGGCGCCGAGCAGCAGCACGGAGAAGATCACGAGGCCGCCACCCGGGCTCACGCCCATGAAGCCGGAGGTCAGCCCTCCGGCAAGGCCGACGCCGATCCCGGCGAGCAGTTCATGGATCCATGGCATTGCTCACGCCCTGGTTCGTCGCCCGACACTTCGTCTTGTCGTGCGGAATCCTTCGATCACGCTGCCGGTGGCAGCCATGCAGGCTTCGACGTCGATTTGCTCGCCCCAGCATTTTTGCAGGACAAAACCCTGAAAGATCGCGATCAGCACCCGCGCCACGGCGTCCGCGTCGAGGTCGCGCTTGATCAGGCCGTCATGCTGGCCGCGCTCCACCAGCGCCACGATCAGCGCGCGCGGCATGTCGATGCCTTCGACGACGCTGGCGCGGACGCGGCGGTTGCGCAGGGCTTCGGCCCAGCTGTGAATGCCGACACGGCGGCGCGCTTCACCCGCCGGGTCGGTCAGCCATTCCGTGTAGACGCGAACCAGTGCGTGAAGTCCTTCGATCGGATCGCCCGATCCCTGCGCCACTGAGTTGAGCACGGCTTCGCGACGATGCCGGTCGTCGGCGAGGGCCTCGATCAGGTCGTCCTTGCTCTGGAAGTAGAGATAGACCGCGCCATGGCTCAAGCCCGACCGTTTGACGATGTCGGCCATGCCGGTCTGGTGAAAACCATCGTCGGCGAAGCAGGCGAGCGCAGCTTCGAGAATCTGCTGCCGCCGGCCTTCGCGTTGCTTGTCGCTGATCTTGGGCATCTGCGGTGCTCATAAATAACCGACAGCTCGATCGTTTTAGAGACTAGCCAGGAATCCCTTGACCCAAGCCGGATCAAATAAAAAACGATCAGTCAGTCTTTTTTATTCACAAAGACCCTTTTGGTCAAGCCCGTGACCGGAAAATTGGATGATTCAGCCGTCGCGTGGATGGTGACGGCGCCATCCTCGATGGCTGCCGCTAGAACAACCGTCCGCCGTTCGGCACGGGCTTGCTCGGCTGCACCAGCACGACCTTGCCCTCGGCATCGGGGAAGCCGAGCGTCAGCACCTCGGAGACGACGGGGCCGATCTGGCGCGGCGGGAAATTGACGACGGCGGCGACCTGTTGGCCCACCAGCGTCTCGAGCGGATGGTTCTCGGTGATCTGCGCCGAGCTCTTGCGAACCCCGATCGCAGGGCCGAAGTCGATCCACAGCCGAAAGGCCGGCTTGCGTGCCTCGGGAAACGGTTTGGCGTCCACGATGGTGCCGACGCGGATGTCGACCGCGAGGAAGCTGTTGAAATCGATGGTCGGCGAGGCGGCGGCCGCGGGATCGTGGGTGACGTGCATGGTCTTTCCGTTCGGAGGATGGGCTCGTTCGCAATATTGTCGCGCGAACCGGAGTTTCGTACAACGCCAGGGGATCACGATACGACGCATGCACGAGGGACGTCTTGGCCAACATCATCTACGGCATCAAGAACTGCGACACCATGAAGAAGGCGCGTGCATGGCTCGACGGCCATGGCGTCGCGTATGAATTCCACGACTACAAGGCGGCCGGCGTCGAGAAGGACAAGCTCAAGCAGTGGAGCGATAAGGTCGGCTGGGAGACGTTGCTCAACCGCGCCGGCACCACCTTCAAGAAGCTGCCCGATTCCGACAAGGACGGCCTCAGCGAGAAGAAGGCGCTGGTCTTGATGCTAGCGCAACCATCGATGATCAAGCGGCCCGTGCTCGAAGTTGGGGGCAAGCTGCTGGTCGGCTTCAAGCCGGAGATTTATGCCAAGGAAGTCGGGGCCAAGACCCGCTAAAGGCTAGTTCAGCTCGATGGTCTCGGTGGCGACACTTGGGCCGGACTGGTCGGCGAGCTCGACCACGTCGGCCGCCGCGATGCGGCCAGGCGCGCGATGAAACAGGTCGCGGTCGATCACGGCGCGCAGCCTGGGACGCGGCGGCGCGTCATTTCCGCGCATCAGGTTCTTGATCTCGAAGCCTCCGTCCTCGCAAAAGGTCTTCACGGACGCGATGACGTGGCTGACCTTGTCATCGGTCAGGAACGGCAGCAGCAGGCGTTCATAGGCGACGTTGCGTCCATAGATGTCATCGACGTCGGCAACGCTGTAGACCGGAAGCCCGCGCGCGACGCATTCGTGATAGATCGGCATCACGAACGGCGCGAGCCGCGGTCCGACATAGTCTTGCAGCAGGATTCCCTTGCCGGTGTGCCCATAGGCGCGCGAGATGCGCGTGCCTTCGCTCTGGATGATCAGGTGCGGCATCGGCCCCGAGCGGTCCACCGTGTAATAGATGAGATCGGACAGCTCTTCCTCGAGCCGCGCAGGCTGGTACTCCCAGATCGCCGGTGCGACCTGCTGGCGCGCATAAAGTCGCAGCCACGTGTTCAGGAGATCACGCTGCCTGATCGACTTGACGACGGAGGGCGCGGTGCTGGCGAAATCCAAAACAAAAATCCCGGCAGGTAAAAACCTGCACATGATGCTCGCTGCGGGAAAATTTTCTATGAAGGCTGGCGCGCGGGACGAAAGACCGTTAACGACGACTTGATGGCCGGTGCTTTGCGAACCGGGAGGCCGGGCAGGCACGACATCAACGTCTCCGACTAAGGGAGCATTTGTATCCCAGCCGGAGGCCTGATCTGCTCAGCTTTCCGCCTTGCCTAACCCCCGTCACCTCCGGCATATTCCGCGCCCGGAGGCGGCGTTCCGGATGGGCTCCAAGGCCTCCGGAAAGCCGAAGCAACAAGGACAGCCACGCGCGGCCAGCGCGTCGCGCGGGCAGGGGGAAATCTGTTTGGCCGATGAGTTCATTCTCGAAACGGAAGGCTTGACCAAGGAGTTCGCGGGCTTCTTCGCCGTCCGCGACGTTGCGCTCAAGGTTCGCCGTGGGAGCATTCATGCGTTGATCGGCCCGAACGGCGCCGGCAAGACGACATGCTTTAATCTTTTGACCAAGTTCCTGAAACCGTCTGCCGGAAAGATCCTGTACAAGGGGCAGGACATCACTGCGATGGCGCCGGCCGACGTGGCCCGCATGGGCCTCGTTCGTTCGTTCCAGATTTCGGCGGTGTTTCCCCATCTTACCGCGCTGGAGAATGTTCGCGTCGCGCTTCAGCGCCAGCACGGCTCTTCGTTCGACTTCTGGCGTTCCAAATCGGTGCTCAACCGCTTCAACGATCGCGCGCGCGAGCTGTTGAACGACGTCGGCCTCAACGAGTTCGCCAACACGCCCGCCGTCGAGATGCCCTACGGTCGCAAGCGCGCACTGGAGATCGCAACGACGCTGGCGCTCGACCCCGAGATGATGCTGCTGGACGAGCCGATGGCCGGCATGGGTCACGAAGACATCGACAAGATCGCGGCGCTGATCAAGCGTATCTCCGCGAAATATACCATCCTGATGGTCGAGCATAATCTGAGCGTGGTGGCCAATCTCTCCGATATCATCACCGTGCTGACGCGCGGGCAGGTGCTTGCGCAAGGCCATTACTCCGAGCTCACCAAGGACGAGCGCGTCAAGGAAGCCTATCTGGGAGCCGGTCATGCCTGACACTGCGATCGCCGAGGCTCCGGCAAGGACCGCGACCGGCGGACAGATCCTTCAGGTCCGCAACCTGGAATCCTGGTACGGCGAGTCTCACATCCTGCACGGGATCAATTTCGACGTGAATGCGGGCGAGGTCGTCACTCTGCTCGGGCGCAACGGCGCCGGCAAGACGACCACGCTGAAGTCGATCATGGGCATCATCGGCAAGCGTACCGGTTCGGTGAAGTTCAACAACCAGGAGATCATCCGCGCGACCTCCGACAAGATCGCACGCATGGGCATCGCCTTCTGCCCGGAAGAACGGGGGATCTTCTCCAGCCTCGACGTGCGGGAGAATTTGTTGCTGCCGCCGGTGGTCCGCGAGGGCGGGCTGCCGCTCGACCAGATCTTCGACCTGTTCCCGAACCTGAGGGAGCGGCTCAAGAGCCAGGGCACCAAGCTGTCGGGCGGCGAGCAGCAGATGCTGGCGATTGCACGCATCCTGCGTACCGGCGCGAGCTTCCTGATGCTGGACGAGCCGACCGAGGGTCTTGCGCCTGTGATCATCCAGCAGATCGGCCACACCATTGCGCGGCTCAAGAAGGAAGGCTTCACCATTCTCCTGGTCGAGCAGAACTTCCGCTTCGCGTCGACCGTGGCCGACCGCTATTACGTGGTCGAGCACGGCAAGATCATTGACGGGTTCTCCAACGCCGAGCTTGCCGCCAACATGGACAAGCTCCACACCTATCTCGGCGTCTAGTACGCCAAAGAAGAATCGAAAAAGGAAAGTTGCATGAACACCAAGTCGATTGCGTCATTGCTGCTGACCACGGCGCTGAGCTTCGCCGCGGCCGGCGTCGCGTCCGCGCAGGACAAGACCGTCAAGATCGGCGCGCTGTCCGATCAGTCCGGGCTCTACGCCGACCTCGGCGGACCGGGCTCGACGCTCGCCGCACGAATGGCCGTCGAGGATTCCGGCTTGGCGGCGAAGGGCTGGAAGATCGACATCATCTCGGGCGACCACCAGAACAAGCCCGACATCGGGACCACGATCGCGCGCCAATGGTTCGACGTCGACAAGGTCGACGTCATCGTCGACGTGCCGAACTCGGGCGTCGCGCTCGCCGTCAACAACGTCGTCAAGGAAAAGAACGGCGTCTACATCAATTCGGGTGCGGCGACCTCGGACCTCACCAACGCGCAGTGCTCGCCCAACACGGTGCACTGGACCTACGACACCTACATGCTGGCTCATACCACCGGCCAGGCGCTGGTGAAGGCCGGCGGTGATACCTGGTTCTTCCTGACGGCCGACTACGCCTTCGGCGCAGCGCTTGAGCGCGACACCACGGCGGTCATCACCGCCAACGGCGGCAAAGTGGCGGGGGGCGTCAAGCATCCGCTGAACACGCCGGATTTTTCCTCGTTCCTGCTTCAGGCGCAGGCCTCCAAGGCCAAGATCATCGGCCTTGCCAATGCCGGCGGCGACACCACGAACACGATCAAGCAGGCGGCCGAGTTCGGCATCGTCAAGGGCGGTCAGAAGCTCGCGGCGCTGCTGCTGTTCCTCACCGACGTCAAAGCGATCGGTCTGGAGACGGCGCAAGGCCTCAACTTCACCGAGACGTTCTATTGGGACATGAACGACCAGACCCGGGCGTTCTCCAAGCGCTTCGCGGAGAAGATGAAGAACAATGCGCCGCCGACCATGGTGCAGGCCGGCGTCTATGCGGGCGTGCGTCATTACCTCAAGGCGCTGGAAGCGCTCGGCGGAAATCCGCATGACGGCGTCAAGATCGTCGAGAAAATGAAGTCGATGCCGACCGAGGACGATCTGTTCGGCAAGGGCGAGATCCAGCCCAACGGCCGCACCATCCACAGCGCCTACCTGTTCGAAGTCAAGAAGCCCTCGGAATCCAAGGGGCCGTGGGATTTCTACAAGCTCGTCGGCACGGTGCCGGGCGACCAGGCGTTCACGCCGCTGTCCGAGAGCAAGTGCGCGCTGCTCAAGAAGTAAGATCAATAGCCCGCCGGCTGCTTGCCGGCGGGCAGGTCTAGGGAACGCCGAAGGGACCGGGTGCGGGATCGATGCAGGCTCTTTACGCTCAGCTACTGGTGGGACTGATCAACGGCTCGTTCTACGCGCTGCTCAGTCTCGGGCTTGCCGTGATCTTCGGCATGCTCAACATCATCAATTTCGCCCACGGCGCGCTCTACATGATGGGCGCCTTCGTCGCCTATTTCCTGTTGAACCTCGGCGGCATCAACTATTGGTGGGCGTTGTTGCTGGCGCCGATCATCGTCGGCATCTTCGGCATGATCCTGGAACGGACCATGCTGCAATGGCTGACCGGGCTCGATCACCTCTACGGCCTGCTCCTGACCTTCGGCATCGCGCTGATCGTGCAGGGCCTGTTTCAGAATTATTTCGGCTCCTCCGGCCTGCCTTACGCCATTCCGGACCAGCTCAAGGGCGGCATGAATCTCGGCTTCATGTTCTTACCCGTCTATCGCGGCTGGGTCGT
It encodes:
- a CDS encoding DUF429 domain-containing protein; protein product: MPNYLGLDGFRFGWVAAWIDGRGDHGFDYSPGLTRLLAIAHARAMIDMPIGLDRSGYRACDLRARELIGASVFLGARRDLWTFPDMAAANRFYWTHEGKGRGVSAQLWNIRDKLKEVDEIMTPARQATIGEAHPELIFWNLAGRVRLEPKTSPRGREQRIALLKARGFTRIERWLTLRHGTGIGRDDLIDACACAVAARDSTHSVGDGKTDPRGLRMEINY
- a CDS encoding TetR/AcrR family transcriptional regulator; the protein is MPKISDKQREGRRQQILEAALACFADDGFHQTGMADIVKRSGLSHGAVYLYFQSKDDLIEALADDRHRREAVLNSVAQGSGDPIEGLHALVRVYTEWLTDPAGEARRRVGIHSWAEALRNRRVRASVVEGIDMPRALIVALVERGQHDGLIKRDLDADAVARVLIAIFQGFVLQKCWGEQIDVEACMAATGSVIEGFRTTRRSVGRRTRA
- a CDS encoding ABC transporter substrate-binding protein, whose amino-acid sequence is MNTKSIASLLLTTALSFAAAGVASAQDKTVKIGALSDQSGLYADLGGPGSTLAARMAVEDSGLAAKGWKIDIISGDHQNKPDIGTTIARQWFDVDKVDVIVDVPNSGVALAVNNVVKEKNGVYINSGAATSDLTNAQCSPNTVHWTYDTYMLAHTTGQALVKAGGDTWFFLTADYAFGAALERDTTAVITANGGKVAGGVKHPLNTPDFSSFLLQAQASKAKIIGLANAGGDTTNTIKQAAEFGIVKGGQKLAALLLFLTDVKAIGLETAQGLNFTETFYWDMNDQTRAFSKRFAEKMKNNAPPTMVQAGVYAGVRHYLKALEALGGNPHDGVKIVEKMKSMPTEDDLFGKGEIQPNGRTIHSAYLFEVKKPSESKGPWDFYKLVGTVPGDQAFTPLSESKCALLKK
- a CDS encoding sulfite exporter TauE/SafE family protein — its product is MPWIHELLAGIGVGLAGGLTSGFMGVSPGGGLVIFSVLLLGAEQHVAQGTSLIAQVPPTGLAGVRRYWQSGKRSPLPWIIWIGVGFLVGGISGGYAAAAVSDSFLQWAYVVYLVALIAALVLRRERGDADDETTAQRELPWLPLLLVGTLAGFSSGFMGIGGGLAITVGLAAGLRVPQHQAQLVSLIFSVIPTTVPPAWIYWTKGLVVGWPAIIGILAGLWVGTDFGARMANGVGKSLLRRMMVGFVAMMALYMTRR
- a CDS encoding glutathione S-transferase family protein, yielding MPDLSTFPVTKRWPAKHPELLQLYSLPTPNGVKVSIMLEEIGLPYEVHLVDFGKDDQKTAEFLSLNPNGKIPAILDPNGPGGKPLPLFESGAILQYLAEKSGKLLPQDAARRYQTIQWVHFQMGGIGPMFGQVGFFHKFAGKDFEDKRPLERYVSESKRLLGVMETHLAGRQWFMDDDYTIADISMLGWVRNLIGFYGAGDLVQFSQFKSVGAWLERGLARPAVQRGLNIPKRP
- a CDS encoding ABC transporter ATP-binding protein, giving the protein MPDTAIAEAPARTATGGQILQVRNLESWYGESHILHGINFDVNAGEVVTLLGRNGAGKTTTLKSIMGIIGKRTGSVKFNNQEIIRATSDKIARMGIAFCPEERGIFSSLDVRENLLLPPVVREGGLPLDQIFDLFPNLRERLKSQGTKLSGGEQQMLAIARILRTGASFLMLDEPTEGLAPVIIQQIGHTIARLKKEGFTILLVEQNFRFASTVADRYYVVEHGKIIDGFSNAELAANMDKLHTYLGV
- a CDS encoding tRNA-binding protein, which codes for MHVTHDPAAAASPTIDFNSFLAVDIRVGTIVDAKPFPEARKPAFRLWIDFGPAIGVRKSSAQITENHPLETLVGQQVAAVVNFPPRQIGPVVSEVLTLGFPDAEGKVVLVQPSKPVPNGGRLF
- a CDS encoding ArsC family reductase; the protein is MANIIYGIKNCDTMKKARAWLDGHGVAYEFHDYKAAGVEKDKLKQWSDKVGWETLLNRAGTTFKKLPDSDKDGLSEKKALVLMLAQPSMIKRPVLEVGGKLLVGFKPEIYAKEVGAKTR
- a CDS encoding ABC transporter ATP-binding protein, translated to MADEFILETEGLTKEFAGFFAVRDVALKVRRGSIHALIGPNGAGKTTCFNLLTKFLKPSAGKILYKGQDITAMAPADVARMGLVRSFQISAVFPHLTALENVRVALQRQHGSSFDFWRSKSVLNRFNDRARELLNDVGLNEFANTPAVEMPYGRKRALEIATTLALDPEMMLLDEPMAGMGHEDIDKIAALIKRISAKYTILMVEHNLSVVANLSDIITVLTRGQVLAQGHYSELTKDERVKEAYLGAGHA
- a CDS encoding PAS domain-containing protein → MCRFLPAGIFVLDFASTAPSVVKSIRQRDLLNTWLRLYARQQVAPAIWEYQPARLEEELSDLIYYTVDRSGPMPHLIIQSEGTRISRAYGHTGKGILLQDYVGPRLAPFVMPIYHECVARGLPVYSVADVDDIYGRNVAYERLLLPFLTDDKVSHVIASVKTFCEDGGFEIKNLMRGNDAPPRPRLRAVIDRDLFHRAPGRIAAADVVELADQSGPSVATETIELN
- a CDS encoding branched-chain amino acid ABC transporter permease, whose protein sequence is MQALYAQLLVGLINGSFYALLSLGLAVIFGMLNIINFAHGALYMMGAFVAYFLLNLGGINYWWALLLAPIIVGIFGMILERTMLQWLTGLDHLYGLLLTFGIALIVQGLFQNYFGSSGLPYAIPDQLKGGMNLGFMFLPVYRGWVVVFSLVVCLATWFLIEKTQLGAYLRAATENPTLVRAFGINVPRMITLTYGLGVGLAALAGVLSAPINQVRPLMGADLIIVVFAVVVIGGMGSIMGSIITGFALGVIEGLTKYFYPEASNTVVFVLMVLVLLVKPTGLTGRAA